The proteins below come from a single Cystobacter ferrugineus genomic window:
- the tnpC gene encoding IS66 family transposase, translating to MLEVVPRNARIRIAELEAQVAARDARIAELENEVKALTRRVAELESRLRRNSTNSSKPPSSDPPGVRRTPRKPTGRRPGGQPGHEFHKRELLPPEQVNRFIDVPAPERCARCDEKLEGGQQQVFRHQLVEIPPLTALVTELRCHALECGHCGTLNKALLTPEAAGHVFGERLSAMVGLLVGKYRLSKRLVRDALSDLLGVKLSLGAIRDREQEMSEALSAPVAQAEEYVRDQDATNLDETGWYEGKGEGGHRRAWLWVAATALVAVFRITSSRGSEVAKALLGTDFAGFLTTDRWSAYNWYDTALRQLCWSHLTRDFQGFIDRGGEGARIGQELMAERNRMFKWWHRVRDGTLARDAFERRMKEVEQK from the coding sequence ATGCTGGAGGTGGTCCCCAGAAACGCCCGCATCCGTATCGCGGAGCTGGAAGCACAGGTGGCCGCGCGGGACGCGCGCATCGCGGAATTGGAGAATGAGGTGAAGGCGCTCACTCGCCGAGTGGCGGAGCTGGAGAGCCGTCTGAGGCGGAACTCCACCAACTCCTCCAAGCCACCGTCGTCGGACCCTCCTGGAGTAAGACGGACGCCCAGAAAGCCCACGGGGCGCCGTCCAGGTGGCCAGCCCGGCCACGAGTTCCACAAGCGGGAGCTGCTGCCGCCGGAGCAAGTCAACCGTTTCATCGACGTGCCCGCCCCGGAGCGGTGCGCCAGGTGCGACGAGAAGCTGGAAGGCGGGCAGCAGCAAGTGTTCCGGCACCAGTTGGTGGAGATACCACCGCTCACTGCGCTGGTGACCGAGTTGCGGTGCCATGCGCTGGAGTGCGGGCACTGCGGCACGCTGAACAAGGCCCTGCTCACGCCCGAAGCCGCCGGCCATGTGTTTGGTGAGCGTTTGTCGGCGATGGTGGGTCTGCTGGTGGGCAAGTACAGACTCTCCAAGCGGCTGGTTCGCGATGCGCTCTCGGACCTGCTGGGAGTGAAGCTMTCGCTGGGCGCCATCCGCGACCGTGAGCAGGAGATGAGCGAAGCCTTGTCAGCCCCAGTCGCGCAGGCGGAGGAGTACGTGCGCGACCAGGACGCCACCAACCTGGACGAAACAGGCTGGTACGAGGGCAAGGGAGAGGGGGGCCACCGCCGCGCCTGGCTGTGGGTGGCAGCCACCGCGCTCGTCGCGGTATTCCGAATCACCTCCAGCCGGGGCAGTGAAGTGGCCAAGGCGCTGCTGGGGACGGACTTCGCGGGCTTCCTCACCACCGACCGCTGGAGCGCGTACAACTGGTACGACACCGCCCTGCGACAGCTGTGCTGGAGCCACCTCACCAGGGACTTCCAGGGCTTCATCGACAGGGGTGGTGAGGGGGCCCGAATCGGCCAAGAGCTCATGGCCGAGCGCAACCGGATGTTCAAGTGGTGGCACCGCGTGCGGGATGGGACGCTGGCCCGTGATGCATTCGAGCGCCGGATGAAAGAGGTAGAGCAGAAG
- a CDS encoding acyl-CoA carboxylase subunit beta, with the protein MDGTSETDPLRARLRQLEKQAELGGGADRIAKQHEAGKLTARERIDLLLDPGSFTEMDKFVTHRSSDFGMGDKKIPGDGVVTGYGTVEGRQVFVFAQDFTVFGGSLSGAYAQKICKIMDMAMRVGAPVIGLNDSGGARIQEGVESLAGYADIFLRNTLASGVVPQISLILGPCAGGAVYSPAITDFILMVKDTSYMFITGPDVIKTVTHQEVTKEELGGALAHNQKSGVAHFAAENEQAAIAMTRELLSYLPSNNQQDPPAQPTEDDPFRADESLKTVVPNNPNKPYDVKEILRAVVDDQHFFEVQEHFAKNMVVGFARMNGRSVGLVANQPAVLAGCLDIDASVKAARFVRFCDCFNIPLVTFVDVPGFLPGTDQEWGGIITHGAKLLYAFAEATVPKVTLITRKAYGGAYDVMASKHIRADINYAWPTAEIAVMGPEGAVNIIFRDEIKRAADANAERTRLVNDYREKFANPFKAAELGYIDEVIRPEETRAKVIRALEMLKNKRQENPPRKHGNIPL; encoded by the coding sequence ATGGACGGAACCTCGGAAACGGATCCCCTTCGCGCCCGGCTGCGACAGTTGGAGAAGCAGGCGGAGCTGGGCGGCGGCGCTGACCGCATCGCCAAGCAACACGAGGCCGGCAAGCTCACGGCCCGCGAGCGCATCGACCTGCTGCTCGACCCCGGCTCCTTCACGGAGATGGACAAGTTCGTCACCCACCGCAGCAGCGACTTCGGCATGGGCGACAAGAAGATTCCGGGCGACGGCGTCGTCACCGGCTACGGCACCGTCGAGGGCCGGCAGGTGTTCGTCTTCGCCCAGGACTTCACCGTCTTCGGCGGCTCGCTCTCCGGCGCCTATGCCCAGAAGATCTGCAAGATCATGGACATGGCCATGCGCGTGGGCGCGCCCGTCATCGGCCTGAACGACTCGGGCGGCGCGCGCATCCAGGAAGGCGTGGAGAGCCTCGCCGGCTACGCCGACATCTTCCTGCGCAACACGCTCGCCTCGGGCGTGGTGCCGCAGATCTCCCTCATCCTGGGCCCGTGCGCGGGGGGCGCGGTGTACTCGCCGGCCATCACCGACTTCATCCTCATGGTGAAGGACACCTCCTACATGTTCATCACCGGCCCGGACGTCATCAAGACGGTGACGCACCAGGAGGTGACGAAGGAGGAGCTGGGCGGCGCGCTCGCGCACAACCAGAAGTCGGGCGTGGCGCACTTCGCCGCGGAGAACGAGCAGGCCGCCATCGCCATGACGCGCGAGTTGCTCTCGTACCTGCCCTCCAACAACCAGCAGGATCCGCCCGCCCAGCCCACCGAGGACGACCCCTTCCGGGCCGACGAGAGCCTCAAGACGGTGGTGCCCAACAACCCCAACAAGCCCTACGACGTGAAGGAGATCCTCCGCGCCGTCGTGGACGACCAGCACTTCTTCGAGGTGCAGGAGCACTTCGCCAAGAACATGGTGGTGGGCTTCGCGCGCATGAACGGGCGCTCGGTGGGGCTCGTGGCCAACCAGCCCGCGGTGCTCGCGGGCTGCCTGGACATCGACGCGAGCGTGAAGGCGGCGCGCTTCGTGCGCTTCTGCGACTGCTTCAACATCCCGCTCGTCACCTTCGTGGACGTGCCGGGCTTCCTGCCGGGGACGGATCAGGAGTGGGGCGGCATCATCACCCACGGCGCCAAGCTGCTCTACGCCTTCGCCGAGGCCACCGTGCCCAAGGTGACGCTCATCACCCGCAAGGCGTACGGCGGGGCCTATGACGTCATGGCCTCCAAGCACATCCGCGCGGACATCAACTACGCCTGGCCCACGGCGGAGATCGCCGTCATGGGCCCCGAGGGCGCCGTCAACATCATCTTCCGCGATGAGATCAAGCGCGCCGCGGACGCCAACGCCGAGCGCACCCGGCTGGTGAACGACTACCGCGAGAAGTTCGCCAACCCCTTCAAGGCGGCGGAGCTCGGCTACATCGACGAGGTCATCCGCCCCGAGGAGACGCGCGCCAAGGTCATCCGCGCCCTGGAGATGCTCAAGAACAAGCGCCAGGAGAACCCTCCGCGCAAGCACGGCAACATCCCGCTCTGA
- a CDS encoding malonic semialdehyde reductase: MANPRPSLDDASLNILFNEARSHNAWLDRPVEDAVLERLYELARMGPTAANAQPLRLVFVKSQAAKEKLKPALSAGNVDKTMNAPVTAIVAYDTEFYEQMPKLFPARDMKPMFLGMPPEAREKSAYMNSSLQGAYVILAARGLGLDCGPMAGFDNAKVNAAFFPDGKWKSNFLLNLGYGDPARLFPRNPRLDFADACRIE, from the coding sequence ATGGCCAACCCGCGTCCCTCCCTCGATGATGCCTCCCTGAACATCCTCTTCAACGAAGCGCGCAGCCACAACGCGTGGCTCGACCGCCCGGTGGAGGACGCCGTCCTCGAGCGCCTCTACGAGCTCGCGCGCATGGGTCCCACGGCGGCCAACGCGCAGCCCCTGCGCCTGGTCTTCGTCAAGAGCCAGGCCGCCAAGGAGAAGCTCAAGCCCGCGCTCTCCGCCGGCAACGTGGACAAGACGATGAACGCGCCGGTGACGGCCATCGTCGCGTACGACACCGAGTTCTACGAGCAGATGCCCAAGCTGTTCCCCGCCCGGGACATGAAGCCCATGTTCCTGGGAATGCCGCCCGAGGCGCGTGAGAAGTCCGCCTACATGAACAGCAGCCTCCAGGGCGCCTACGTCATCCTCGCGGCCCGGGGCCTGGGCCTGGATTGCGGCCCCATGGCGGGCTTCGACAACGCCAAGGTGAACGCCGCGTTCTTCCCGGACGGCAAGTGGAAGAGCAACTTCCTGCTCAACCTGGGCTACGGCGACCCGGCCAGGCTCTTCCCGCGCAACCCCCGCCTCGACTTCGCTGACGCCTGCCGGATTGAATGA
- the accC gene encoding acetyl-CoA carboxylase biotin carboxylase subunit, producing the protein MAKIRKILVANRGEIAVRVMRTCKELGIATVAVYSEADRSALHVRTADQAFLVGPPPSRESYLVQERILEAARQSGADAIHPGYGFLSENASFVRACEKAGITFIGPPASAMDAMGEKTRARQNMIKAGVPVVPGSTEPFATHEEARAYAEKIGFPVMLKAAGGGGGKGMRRVDRLEDFDSSWRAAKSEALNAFGNDAVYIEKYLEKPHHVEIQVFADAHGNTIHLNERECSAQRRHQKVVEETPSPILTPELRAKMGEVAVKAAQAVGYVGAGTVEFLVDVNRDFYFLEMNTRLQVEHPVTEWVTGLDLVAWQIKVAEGEKLPLTRAPTPNGHSIEVRIYAEDPGRNFMPSPGRITELRVPGGPYLRDDSGVYPGYTVPNFYDPMISKLSVWAPTRAEAIERAKRALDEYVVKGITANVRYLHAILSHPEFTGGDYDTGFLPRQHEALLGKTEDPKLTEAALLASVVYAYQRDQKRAKSLPQTPAQGEVGISAWRRALRHGR; encoded by the coding sequence ATGGCCAAGATTCGAAAAATCCTCGTCGCCAACCGCGGCGAGATCGCCGTCCGGGTGATGCGCACCTGCAAGGAGCTCGGCATCGCCACGGTGGCCGTCTACTCCGAGGCGGATCGCTCCGCCCTCCACGTGCGCACCGCCGACCAGGCCTTCCTCGTGGGCCCGCCGCCCTCGCGCGAGAGCTACCTCGTGCAGGAGCGCATCCTCGAGGCCGCTCGCCAGTCCGGTGCGGACGCCATCCACCCCGGCTACGGCTTCCTCTCGGAGAACGCGTCCTTCGTGCGCGCGTGCGAGAAGGCCGGCATCACCTTCATCGGCCCGCCCGCCAGCGCCATGGACGCCATGGGCGAGAAGACGCGCGCCCGGCAGAACATGATCAAGGCGGGCGTGCCCGTGGTGCCCGGCAGCACCGAGCCCTTCGCCACCCACGAGGAGGCGCGCGCCTACGCCGAGAAGATCGGCTTCCCCGTGATGCTCAAGGCCGCGGGCGGTGGCGGCGGCAAGGGCATGCGCCGCGTGGACCGGCTCGAGGACTTCGACTCCTCGTGGCGCGCCGCCAAGAGCGAGGCGCTCAACGCCTTCGGCAACGACGCCGTCTACATCGAGAAGTACCTGGAGAAGCCCCACCACGTGGAGATCCAGGTGTTCGCCGATGCGCATGGCAACACCATCCACCTGAATGAGCGCGAGTGCTCGGCGCAGCGCCGCCACCAGAAGGTGGTGGAGGAGACGCCCAGCCCCATCCTCACGCCCGAGCTGCGCGCGAAGATGGGCGAGGTGGCGGTGAAGGCCGCCCAGGCGGTGGGCTACGTGGGCGCGGGCACGGTGGAGTTCCTCGTCGACGTGAACCGCGACTTCTACTTCCTGGAGATGAACACCCGGCTCCAGGTGGAGCACCCCGTGACGGAGTGGGTGACGGGGTTGGATCTGGTGGCCTGGCAGATCAAGGTCGCCGAGGGCGAGAAGCTCCCGCTCACCCGGGCGCCCACGCCCAACGGCCACTCCATCGAGGTGCGCATCTACGCGGAGGACCCGGGGCGCAACTTCATGCCGAGCCCCGGCCGCATCACCGAGCTGCGCGTGCCCGGCGGGCCCTACCTGCGCGACGACTCGGGCGTGTACCCCGGCTACACCGTGCCCAACTTCTATGATCCCATGATCTCCAAGCTGTCCGTGTGGGCCCCCACGCGCGCCGAGGCGATCGAACGGGCGAAGCGGGCGCTGGACGAGTACGTGGTCAAGGGCATCACCGCCAACGTGCGCTACCTGCACGCCATCCTCTCGCACCCCGAGTTCACCGGGGGCGACTACGACACGGGCTTCCTGCCGCGCCAGCACGAGGCGCTGCTGGGCAAGACGGAGGACCCGAAGCTCACCGAGGCGGCGCTGCTGGCCAGCGTGGTGTACGCCTACCAGCGCGACCAGAAGCGGGCGAAGAGCCTGCCCCAGACGCCCGCGCAGGGCGAGGTGGGCATCTCCGCGTGGCGGCGGGCGCTCCGCCACGGCCGCTAG
- a CDS encoding acetyl-CoA carboxylase biotin carboxyl carrier protein subunit encodes MRYFAKLHGQKEAVPVDIEPAGDNRYKLTHAGKSVVVDALALEGGALSLLMEGHSYNVEFDEAGDEVRVLVRGQWSRIDVADERRLRLRQGTAGFTVEGKQLIAAPMPGKVVKVLVKLGDEVKEGQGLVVVEAMKMENELKSPKAGKVVELPAKEGTAVEINARLVVVE; translated from the coding sequence ATGCGTTACTTCGCGAAGCTGCACGGACAGAAGGAAGCGGTGCCGGTGGACATCGAGCCCGCGGGAGACAACCGCTACAAGCTCACGCACGCGGGGAAGAGCGTGGTGGTGGACGCCCTGGCGCTGGAGGGGGGCGCGCTGTCGCTGTTGATGGAGGGCCACTCGTACAACGTCGAGTTCGACGAGGCGGGCGACGAGGTGCGGGTGCTCGTGCGCGGGCAGTGGTCGCGCATCGACGTGGCGGACGAGCGGCGGCTGCGGCTGCGCCAGGGCACGGCGGGCTTCACCGTGGAGGGCAAGCAGCTCATCGCCGCGCCCATGCCCGGCAAGGTGGTCAAGGTGCTGGTGAAGCTCGGCGACGAGGTGAAGGAGGGCCAGGGGCTGGTGGTCGTCGAGGCGATGAAGATGGAGAACGAGCTGAAGAGCCCCAAGGCGGGCAAGGTGGTGGAGCTGCCCGCCAAGGAAGGCACCGCGGTGGAGATCAACGCGCGGCTCGTGGTGGTCGAGTAG
- a CDS encoding YfbM family protein: MEMLCTLRSLTENQRRALLAAPGQLEAFLDDEEDFEDAEGARFLELDIGETWHGLQYLLTHTAWEGQAPLDFLVRGGEDVGDIPSDEGTARLFTPAQVQELSRALQALPASTLRQRYEPARMQREDIYPGFWEEPPPDLDPQEELLSYFEELKKFAASMARRGHALLVFIG, from the coding sequence ATGGAAATGCTCTGCACGTTGCGCAGTCTGACGGAGAACCAGCGCCGGGCGCTGCTCGCGGCACCCGGCCAGCTCGAGGCCTTCCTCGATGACGAGGAGGACTTCGAGGACGCGGAGGGCGCGCGCTTCCTGGAGCTGGACATCGGGGAGACGTGGCACGGCCTGCAGTACCTGCTCACGCACACCGCGTGGGAGGGCCAGGCCCCGCTGGACTTCCTCGTGCGTGGCGGCGAGGACGTGGGCGACATCCCCTCGGACGAGGGCACCGCGCGCCTCTTCACCCCCGCGCAGGTGCAGGAGTTGTCGCGGGCCCTCCAGGCGCTCCCCGCGAGCACGCTGCGCCAGCGCTACGAGCCGGCGCGCATGCAGCGCGAGGACATCTACCCGGGCTTCTGGGAGGAGCCTCCGCCGGATCTGGATCCCCAGGAGGAGCTGCTGTCCTACTTCGAGGAGCTGAAGAAGTTCGCGGCCAGCATGGCCCGGCGCGGCCACGCGCTGCTCGTGTTCATCGGCTGA